The following proteins are encoded in a genomic region of Streptomyces sp. SLBN-31:
- a CDS encoding SDR family oxidoreductase: MNLWAPVLWTGLATRAWMGEHGGAVVDTASVGGMAFEANIGLYNASKAALIHLTRQLALELSPKVRVNAVAPGVVRTKLAEALWKEHEQAVTASTALGRIGEPADIASAVAFLVSEAASWVTGETMVIDGGQLLGDAVPFRQGAGIGI, translated from the coding sequence GTGAACCTGTGGGCTCCCGTCCTGTGGACGGGCCTGGCCACCCGGGCCTGGATGGGCGAGCACGGAGGCGCGGTCGTCGACACGGCATCGGTCGGCGGCATGGCCTTCGAGGCGAACATCGGCCTGTACAACGCGTCGAAGGCCGCACTGATCCATCTCACCAGGCAACTGGCCCTGGAACTCTCACCGAAGGTCCGAGTCAACGCGGTGGCACCCGGTGTGGTGCGTACCAAGCTGGCCGAGGCCCTGTGGAAGGAGCACGAGCAGGCCGTCACCGCCTCGACGGCACTGGGGCGTATCGGGGAGCCCGCCGACATCGCCTCGGCGGTCGCCTTTCTGGTCTCGGAAGCGGCGAGTTGGGTCACCGGCGAGACTATGGTGATCGACGGCGGCCAACTCCTGGGTGACGCGGTCCCGTTCAGGCAAGGAGCCGGTATCGGCATCTGA
- a CDS encoding dihydrofolate reductase family protein yields MSLARVHNFSLSLDGFGTGEGLGQEAPFGHAGEKLHEWMFATRWWHEMTGEPGGTSGLDDAFVRQFTPGIGAEIMGAGKYGYPGWHDDEEWKGWWGPNPPFHTPTFVLTRHTRPSIGMEGGTTFHFLDTSPAKALETAREAAGGQDVRIGGGPTVIRDFLAAGLIDHLHVVVVPILLGRGVRLWDGLESVEKDYRVEATSSPSGVTHVTFSRAGL; encoded by the coding sequence ATGTCACTCGCCCGCGTCCACAACTTCTCCCTCTCGCTCGACGGCTTCGGCACGGGTGAGGGTCTGGGCCAGGAAGCGCCGTTCGGCCATGCCGGTGAAAAGCTGCACGAGTGGATGTTCGCCACCCGGTGGTGGCACGAGATGACCGGCGAGCCGGGCGGGACCAGCGGCCTCGACGACGCCTTCGTGCGGCAGTTCACGCCCGGGATCGGCGCCGAGATCATGGGCGCCGGGAAGTACGGCTACCCCGGATGGCACGACGACGAGGAGTGGAAGGGGTGGTGGGGGCCCAACCCGCCCTTCCATACCCCGACCTTCGTCCTCACCCGCCACACGCGCCCGTCGATCGGGATGGAGGGCGGCACGACGTTCCACTTCCTCGACACTTCGCCCGCCAAGGCGCTGGAGACGGCCCGCGAGGCCGCGGGCGGCCAGGACGTACGCATCGGCGGGGGACCCACCGTGATCCGCGACTTCCTCGCCGCCGGGCTCATCGACCATCTGCACGTTGTGGTGGTCCCGATCCTGCTCGGCCGGGGCGTACGCCTCTGGGACGGACTGGAGAGCGTCGAGAAGGACTACCGGGTCGAGGCCACCTCCTCGCCCAGCGGGGTCACGCATGTGACGTTCAGCCGCGCAGGTCTCTGA
- a CDS encoding TetR/AcrR family transcriptional regulator, translated as MSGIVESAGTEAAHQLPGEQGESALPEGHAEHNGTVRRALLDAALEVFTERGYTEAGLTEIAARSGIPVGSLFQHYGGKRGLYLALWEEFREEQERRTAATLAAERGRGVDDPIALFVAGTRAYLEGAWDNRRLGMLLVEDDGPAGFDALRRQWDRAWVRRNARLLEVDERRRAGRVRVSVLTTVIGGAARELGDCRDETEAREIVDEVCGILIHLSAPPGP; from the coding sequence GTGAGCGGCATCGTGGAGTCCGCCGGAACCGAGGCGGCACATCAACTGCCGGGCGAGCAGGGAGAGTCGGCCTTGCCGGAGGGGCACGCGGAGCACAACGGAACGGTCCGGCGTGCGCTGCTGGACGCCGCGCTGGAGGTGTTCACCGAGCGCGGTTACACCGAGGCCGGCCTCACCGAGATCGCGGCGCGCTCCGGCATCCCGGTGGGCAGCCTCTTCCAGCACTACGGCGGCAAGCGAGGGCTCTACCTGGCCCTGTGGGAGGAGTTCCGGGAGGAACAGGAGCGCAGGACGGCGGCCACGCTGGCCGCCGAGCGCGGCCGTGGTGTGGACGACCCCATCGCTCTGTTCGTGGCGGGAACCAGGGCGTATCTGGAGGGTGCCTGGGACAATCGCAGGCTCGGCATGCTCCTCGTGGAGGACGACGGCCCCGCCGGCTTCGACGCGCTGCGCCGCCAGTGGGACCGCGCATGGGTACGGCGCAACGCCCGGCTGCTGGAGGTGGACGAGCGACGACGCGCCGGCCGGGTCCGGGTGAGCGTTCTGACCACCGTCATCGGCGGGGCGGCGCGCGAGCTGGGCGATTGCCGGGATGAGACGGAGGCCCGGGAGATAGTGGACGAGGTGTGCGGCATCCTGATCCATCTGTCGGCACCGCCCGGCCCGTGA
- a CDS encoding CdaR family transcriptional regulator: protein MPHGPALGAPLLSEPLRRERWRILHAVHDRVEEVADTAVGVMRAEIPSYALQDERFFADVREQVLEHYRMQLAALAGDRGIAPEDLVFSRAAAMRRARAGFALEDWISAFRVGRQVLWDALLDCAGTSAEAQQAALSLVTPLMRYVDYASTHAAQAYVEYQQHVVADADRERRDLLDQLLAGVAPTRGPLSAAAQAYGIGPHSPMMAVVAVCVGDTRTGDLTSAEHGYATTASISVAGPWAGRTLVVVRHEEVVAVPVVRAGMTPDDTCAHFEAVQQRLARGGTMLSMGISTVAQGACELPRAYEEARAALDLVPSGGGVAALPRLSPFDYLALRADDLARQLVDPRVRVLLEEDRRRGDTLAATIRAFAEADLNLRLAADRLRVHHNTAHYRLRRIEERTGRNPRRIADLLELLVALAIRDGAREGEEGR, encoded by the coding sequence ATGCCTCACGGGCCCGCTCTGGGCGCTCCCCTGCTTTCCGAACCGCTCCGCCGGGAGCGGTGGCGGATCCTGCACGCCGTCCATGACCGGGTCGAGGAGGTGGCGGACACCGCCGTGGGGGTGATGCGTGCGGAGATCCCGTCGTACGCACTGCAGGACGAACGCTTCTTCGCGGACGTACGGGAGCAGGTGCTCGAGCACTACCGGATGCAGTTGGCGGCGCTGGCCGGGGATCGGGGCATCGCCCCCGAGGACCTGGTCTTCAGCCGCGCCGCGGCGATGCGGCGGGCACGGGCCGGGTTCGCCCTGGAGGACTGGATCAGTGCCTTCCGGGTCGGTCGGCAGGTGCTGTGGGACGCGCTGCTGGACTGCGCCGGCACGTCCGCCGAGGCCCAGCAGGCCGCTCTGTCCCTGGTCACCCCGCTGATGCGGTACGTCGACTACGCCAGCACTCATGCCGCGCAGGCCTACGTCGAGTACCAGCAGCACGTGGTGGCGGACGCGGACCGGGAGCGCCGGGACCTTCTTGACCAGCTCCTGGCCGGCGTGGCACCGACGCGCGGTCCGCTGTCCGCCGCCGCGCAGGCGTACGGCATCGGGCCGCACTCGCCGATGATGGCGGTCGTGGCGGTGTGTGTGGGCGACACCCGCACCGGGGACCTCACGTCGGCCGAGCACGGCTATGCCACCACCGCGTCGATCAGCGTGGCCGGGCCGTGGGCGGGCCGGACCCTGGTCGTCGTGCGCCACGAAGAGGTGGTGGCCGTGCCCGTGGTCCGGGCCGGCATGACCCCGGACGACACATGCGCCCACTTCGAGGCCGTGCAGCAGCGGCTCGCGCGGGGCGGGACCATGCTCTCCATGGGGATCAGTACGGTCGCGCAGGGCGCGTGTGAACTGCCGCGCGCGTACGAGGAGGCGCGGGCCGCCCTCGACCTGGTGCCGAGCGGGGGCGGGGTGGCTGCGCTGCCGCGGCTTTCCCCGTTCGACTACCTCGCGCTGCGGGCCGACGACCTGGCCCGTCAGCTGGTCGATCCCCGGGTGCGGGTGCTGCTGGAGGAGGACCGCAGGCGGGGCGACACGCTGGCCGCCACCATTCGGGCCTTCGCGGAGGCCGACCTCAATCTGCGGCTGGCCGCCGACCGGCTGCGGGTGCATCACAACACGGCGCACTACCGGTTGCGCCGGATCGAGGAACGCACCGGCCGCAATCCGCGCCGGATCGCGGACCTGCTGGAACTACTGGTCGCCCTCGCCATCCGCGACGGGGCCAGGGAAGGTGAGGAGGGCCGGTGA
- a CDS encoding ABC transporter ATP-binding protein, which yields MLAVDGITVRFGGITALDGVAFTVEPGTAVGLIGPNGAGKTTLFNCLTRRCTPDGGYVRFEGEDLLALPPHAVAGRGIARTFQNLGLFPRLTVRENVMVGAHSRGHTGHLAAALRLPRVRREERELCDQADDLLRRLGLADVADHPAAGLPFGTLKRVELARALAVRPRLLLLDEPVNGLSHGEVGQFADLVRSVREEFDLTLVVVEHHMGFVMGLCDKVVCLDFGRKIAEGTPEEIQRDPAVVEAYLGVAA from the coding sequence ATGCTCGCGGTCGACGGTATCACCGTGCGTTTCGGCGGGATCACGGCACTTGACGGTGTCGCGTTCACCGTCGAGCCGGGCACCGCCGTAGGGCTCATCGGACCGAACGGAGCCGGCAAGACCACCTTGTTCAACTGCCTCACCAGGCGCTGTACCCCCGACGGGGGATACGTGCGGTTCGAGGGCGAGGACCTGCTGGCCCTTCCTCCGCACGCCGTGGCTGGGCGCGGCATCGCCCGCACCTTCCAGAACCTGGGCCTGTTCCCGCGGCTCACGGTCCGGGAGAACGTCATGGTCGGCGCCCACAGCCGGGGGCACACCGGACACCTCGCCGCGGCACTCCGGCTGCCCCGCGTCCGGCGGGAGGAGAGGGAACTGTGTGATCAGGCGGACGACCTGCTACGGCGGCTCGGTCTGGCGGACGTCGCCGACCACCCCGCCGCCGGGCTGCCGTTCGGCACGCTCAAGCGCGTCGAACTCGCCCGGGCCCTCGCCGTACGGCCCCGGCTGCTGCTGCTCGACGAACCCGTCAACGGGCTCAGCCACGGCGAGGTCGGCCAATTCGCGGATCTGGTCCGGTCGGTGCGTGAGGAGTTCGACCTCACGCTCGTGGTGGTCGAACACCACATGGGCTTCGTGATGGGCCTGTGCGACAAGGTGGTCTGCCTCGACTTCGGCCGCAAGATCGCCGAGGGCACGCCGGAGGAGATCCAGCGCGATCCGGCGGTCGTCGAGGCGTACCTGGGAGTGGCCGCATGA
- a CDS encoding ABC transporter ATP-binding protein — protein MSEPTTTETTQPEVPTAEPDFLKVSGLHAGYGQARVLQGLDFSVARGEVCAILGPNGAGKTTTLRALSGMVRGRGSVTVNGTELLCRSPEQAARLGVAHVPEGRGTFNELTVEENLRVGAHLRTGSGWRSRAERAAVAADLDRIYGHFPKLRQRSRQAAGSLSGGEQQMLAIGRALMLRPSLLLLDEPSLGLAPLVTRELFEIVRAVNEEERTTVVVVEQNAQLALDIAHRAHVLEAGRLVLSGPAQQIREDGQVAEVYLGVSLGSRKAG, from the coding sequence ATGAGCGAGCCCACCACCACTGAGACCACGCAGCCGGAGGTCCCGACTGCGGAACCGGACTTCCTGAAGGTGTCCGGACTGCATGCCGGATACGGCCAGGCCCGCGTCCTTCAGGGCCTCGACTTCTCCGTCGCCCGCGGCGAGGTCTGCGCGATCCTCGGACCCAACGGCGCGGGCAAGACCACAACACTGCGGGCGCTGAGCGGCATGGTCCGCGGCCGCGGCTCGGTCACCGTGAACGGCACGGAACTGCTGTGCCGTTCGCCCGAACAGGCCGCCCGGCTCGGCGTGGCGCATGTGCCCGAGGGGCGGGGCACCTTCAATGAGCTGACCGTCGAGGAGAACCTCCGCGTCGGCGCCCACCTGCGCACCGGCTCCGGATGGCGGAGCCGCGCCGAGCGGGCGGCCGTGGCCGCCGACCTGGACCGGATCTACGGCCACTTTCCCAAACTGCGCCAACGCTCGCGGCAGGCCGCCGGCAGCCTCAGCGGCGGGGAGCAGCAGATGCTCGCCATCGGCAGGGCCCTGATGCTGCGGCCCTCGCTGCTGCTCCTCGACGAGCCGTCCCTGGGCCTCGCGCCACTGGTCACCCGCGAGCTGTTCGAAATCGTCCGTGCCGTCAACGAGGAGGAACGCACCACCGTGGTCGTCGTCGAGCAGAACGCCCAGCTCGCGCTGGACATCGCGCACCGGGCGCACGTCCTGGAGGCCGGCCGCCTGGTGCTGTCCGGGCCGGCCCAGCAGATCCGCGAGGACGGGCAGGTCGCCGAGGTCTACCTCGGTGTCTCCCTCGGCTCCCGCAAGGCCGGGTGA
- a CDS encoding branched-chain amino acid ABC transporter permease has protein sequence MTDFLQQLVEGLGSGAVYASLALALVLIHRFTGVVNFAQGELAMLSTYVAWQLVASGMPFWLALPVTLAVSFAGGMLVERIVIRPVQGAPELTVVIVTVGLFIFVNALAGLIWSFTVKDFPQQFPDGGLDLAGVRVDWSTLGILGVVGVVMGLLYLLFQHTSIGLVMRAVACNPASARLSGIRVGRVLMLGWGLAATVGAVSGVLVAPLLFLEPNMMGGVLIYAFAAATLGGFDSPVGAVVGGLFVGVAETLTGAYVDVVGADLKVGVPLVIILAVLLVRPQGLFGRAAVERA, from the coding sequence GTGACCGACTTTCTCCAGCAGCTGGTGGAAGGACTGGGCTCCGGCGCGGTGTACGCCAGCCTGGCTCTGGCCCTCGTACTGATTCACCGGTTCACGGGCGTCGTCAACTTCGCGCAGGGCGAGCTGGCCATGCTCTCCACGTATGTCGCCTGGCAGTTGGTGGCATCCGGGATGCCGTTCTGGCTGGCGCTGCCGGTCACCCTCGCGGTGTCCTTCGCCGGCGGCATGCTGGTCGAGCGGATCGTCATCCGCCCCGTGCAGGGCGCGCCCGAGCTGACGGTGGTCATCGTCACCGTCGGCCTGTTCATCTTCGTCAACGCGCTGGCCGGCCTCATCTGGTCGTTCACCGTCAAGGACTTCCCGCAGCAGTTCCCCGACGGCGGGCTCGACCTGGCCGGGGTACGCGTGGACTGGTCGACGCTCGGGATCCTCGGCGTGGTGGGCGTCGTGATGGGCCTGCTGTATCTGCTGTTCCAGCACACCTCCATCGGCCTGGTGATGCGGGCCGTCGCCTGCAATCCGGCCTCCGCACGGCTGTCGGGCATCCGGGTGGGCCGGGTCCTGATGCTCGGCTGGGGGCTGGCCGCGACGGTCGGCGCCGTGTCGGGCGTGCTCGTCGCCCCACTGCTGTTCCTGGAGCCCAACATGATGGGCGGGGTGCTGATCTACGCCTTCGCCGCGGCCACCCTCGGAGGCTTCGACAGCCCCGTCGGCGCGGTCGTCGGCGGCCTGTTCGTGGGCGTCGCCGAGACGCTGACCGGGGCGTACGTCGATGTGGTCGGTGCCGATCTGAAGGTGGGCGTGCCCCTCGTGATCATTCTGGCGGTGCTGCTGGTGCGGCCCCAGGGTCTGTTCGGACGAGCGGCGGTGGAGCGCGCATGA
- a CDS encoding branched-chain amino acid ABC transporter permease, translating to MSTLTTALGTDRARRLRAALTALLAVAVACGAPFYFAPFQVFQLTMVLLYAVALAGLNLLVGFGGQISLGHGAFFAAGAYSAAIMLDRYDTGHLATLPVAAAGCFLLGLGFGVPALRLRGLYLALVTLSFAVFLPSLLKRLEPVTGGSMGLTVDKLQPPAWSGLAEDQWMYFVVLTVAAVALLLARNLLRSRVGRALLAVRDNESAAEVMGVRLSLHKTLAFAWSAMFAGVAGCLYTWVIGFVSPDSFSFVLSITLLAGLVVGGLGSLYGPLLGAAFVMYVPSVSQDLSEAAPGVVFGLLIITVMFVAPTGLAGLPGRVLGAIARRLPRTTATATATATVLDRTPEAESALDAEPDSPPDAEPNSQAETRPSATLTPADPAVADAEPVGAPPRTEKD from the coding sequence ATGAGCACCCTCACCACGGCACTCGGCACCGACCGGGCCCGGCGGCTGCGAGCCGCGCTCACCGCGCTGCTCGCGGTGGCGGTCGCCTGCGGCGCACCGTTCTACTTCGCCCCTTTTCAGGTCTTCCAGCTGACCATGGTGCTGCTGTACGCCGTCGCGCTGGCCGGGCTGAACCTGCTGGTCGGCTTCGGCGGGCAGATCTCGCTCGGGCACGGCGCGTTCTTCGCGGCGGGGGCCTACTCGGCGGCGATCATGCTCGACCGGTACGACACCGGCCACCTGGCCACGCTTCCGGTCGCGGCCGCCGGATGCTTCCTGCTGGGCCTCGGGTTCGGAGTGCCCGCGCTGCGGCTGCGTGGGCTGTATCTGGCCCTGGTCACCCTGTCGTTCGCGGTGTTCCTGCCGTCCCTGCTCAAGCGGCTCGAACCGGTGACGGGCGGCTCCATGGGCCTGACCGTGGACAAGCTGCAGCCACCCGCGTGGAGCGGTCTCGCCGAGGACCAATGGATGTACTTCGTCGTCCTCACCGTCGCCGCGGTGGCCCTCTTGCTCGCTCGCAACCTGCTGCGCTCCCGGGTCGGCCGGGCCCTGCTCGCCGTACGGGACAACGAGAGTGCCGCCGAGGTCATGGGCGTACGCCTGTCGCTGCACAAGACGCTCGCCTTCGCGTGGAGCGCGATGTTCGCTGGTGTCGCCGGGTGCCTGTACACCTGGGTGATCGGCTTCGTCTCGCCCGACTCCTTCAGCTTCGTGCTGTCCATCACCCTGCTGGCCGGCCTGGTGGTCGGTGGGCTCGGCTCGCTGTACGGGCCCCTGCTGGGCGCGGCGTTCGTGATGTACGTGCCGAGTGTCTCCCAGGACCTCAGCGAGGCCGCGCCGGGAGTGGTGTTCGGCCTGCTGATCATCACGGTGATGTTCGTGGCCCCGACGGGACTTGCCGGTCTGCCGGGCCGTGTCCTGGGAGCCATAGCCCGCCGCCTGCCCCGCACCACTGCCACAGCCACGGCCACCGCCACCGTTCTCGACCGGACACCCGAGGCTGAATCCGCGCTCGACGCGGAGCCGGACTCCCCACCCGACGCGGAGCCGAACTCGCAGGCCGAAACCCGACCCTCCGCGACGCTCACCCCTGCGGACCCCGCAGTAGCCGACGCCGAACCCGTGGGCGCCCCGCCCCGCACGGAAAAGGACTGA